A region from the Cryptococcus gattii WM276 chromosome H, complete sequence genome encodes:
- a CDS encoding uncharacterized protein (Similar to TIGR gene model, INSD accession AAW45421.1) has protein sequence MPPFTARPLNPSKSHPIFAQIRRHPFVLFGLPFVGIIVGSSFFLQAFTQTRYDYQETKVKSMGKEEELGMKSGRRKVDLKEEYYRLNNPAGDSSSLDSALAAPTSLSSPSSLDASPVSVPAPPKKKKRFSMASVSQDDYEPVRVPRPEGVPEWGAGKSGEEAPMKGYRREDRWV, from the exons ATGCCCCCATTCACAGCTCGTCCATTAAACCCATCCAAATCTCACCCCATCTTTGCCCAGATCCGCCGTCATCCTTTCGTCCTCTTCGGCCTCCCTTTTGTCGGTATCATTGTCGGCTCATCGTTCTTCCTCCAGGCATTCACCCAGACACGTTACGACTATCAAGAAACAAAGGTGAAAAGTATgggaaaggaggaagagctTGGGATGAAGAGTGGTAGAAGGAAGGTAGACCTCAAAGAGGAGTATTAC AGATTAAACAATCCAGCGGGTGACAGCTCTTCACTCGACAGTGCCCTCGCAGCACCCacctctctctcttctccctcatctCTGGACGCTTCCCCAGTATCTGTGCCAGCGCcgccaaagaagaagaaaaggtTCTCCATGGCCTCTGTTTCGCAAGATGACTATGAACCGGTACGTGTACCCCGACCTGAGGGCGTACCCGAGTGGGGTGCAGGGAAGAGCGGAGAGGAAGCTCCGATGAAGGGTTACAGGAGGGAGGATCGATGGGTATAA